The Clavelina lepadiformis chromosome 1, kaClaLepa1.1, whole genome shotgun sequence genome segment CGCCCACATCTTTTTGCTGAAGCTGTGAAGTAAAGTTGGCGACatgaaatttgttgttttagttCAGACGTAAAGCTGTCGTGGGCGCCACTTGAACAACGGATGTTTCATTCTAagaaatatagcctacatatttATTAAGAAAGTGACTATTTAACTAAAGTAGCCTATAGGTCACGCTCCCTGTTGATAAAGGTAGGCGGTTAGTTTACGAGaatgtactgtatatgcaAAATGATAATTTTAGCTAGTTTggatttaattgaagttatatTGAGATTAGAAGGAAGACTTGGGTTACTGTGTTATATAACATTTCAGTTAGGTTTACAACTAGCtgtaaaaatagcttcgaacgttAAAAGTCttctttaaaagaaaacaaaaccataaaATGGTTCAATATATTGGTCTCATTTTCATAGCACGAGCGACCAGTTTGTACGAGTAACAAGACAAGCTAAAAGTACAGAAAGTATAAGTGCAGAAATGCAACTTTTCACTTTAGATGAGtgttttgttaagttttcGTTTGATAGAAAgatgttgaatttttttgcgGATTCACGTCAATAGAAAAACTTATAAGCTAAGCTGTCTAGTacaaattgtttagttttaaaaactttgcaggAAGGTACATGATCAGTAACCGACTGGAATCGAGAAACGGTTTTATCCAGGCAAAGTGGTATTATATGCAAAGCCTTGAATAATTTAACATTGATCAGCTGTAAGcaattttgtcataaaatgcgTCCGGGAATATAAATTATGAAtgagattattttaaaacccACCAAGTTTTTACCAGGCTTTTTCTAATCTATCTCGACCAATTGACATTGTCTTCCAGCAGAAAAGTGTGTGTTTACGCCACGCATAATTTTCCAACTAGAAATAAAAGCAGCATCATAGGTCAACGCTAGGTCTTTTGGAGCAACGTGCAATGACTGAAGCGTTCGTGCGTTTATTTTCGTTATTTTACATTTCCTTTACTATAGGCCCTACCTCTCGGTTTCACTCTGCGAGTCAGCGCAGTGTGTTGATTGTTGCCGAGTGTTGGAAGCGGTGGTTGTAGAAAGCGGTAAGAGAAGCTGACAACTCGCAGAGGCCGCAACTATGTTCCTTGGAACATATATATAACAGCTTTTCCCTATTAGGAACGTTATACTAGAATACTTGTATTCTGGAGAAAGCGAGGCTTGAGCTTAAAGCTATCAGATAATTGTGACTATGCCAGTATGCCATTGTTTTCTACTTCCTTGATAATGCAAGGTTCCAGTTTAAACCCATGGTTGCTGACACAAGCGAAATAGATATTATTCAGCTTGATATGGTCGGTATTCTTGTTGGGACTTGAGATTGTATTTAAGTAGTGGTGCGGCAATGCTATGGGTGAGCTTTGTTCTGTTAAGCAAATCGTGCAAGCTACGGCGTTGTGTGCTGTGCTCGAATTCTTGCGAAATTACAGCTACTATAATTCCGTTAATGTTATGTACCTTCAATTCTTCTACcttcaatttttcattttaaaagtcAAGGATTGCCTTATACAGATTCAAGGCCGTAACCAGTGTTAAATTTTACGGAGGCGAATATGTCAACTACGTCCCCGGTTAAGTATGTTGCTAAATGTAGtttagcaaaaaaatgtttcgaGCTAGTATTCCAGACACTTTACGTTTTGTGTTGTGTCGTTTTGTTGATGTTTTGTGccagaattttaaaaaatttacggAAGCAAGTGTCTCTCTCAATGTAGCTACACTGCTACAGCCTAAAGTTAGCAATCTACAGGAATCATCAGCCGGCTAAACAACTTATTTTGGCGGCCGTTTCTGCATCAATCCTTGCATCGCAGAAAATCAGTTTTATGattattcaaattttatgGCTCACGACCGATTTGCTTGGATTAATAATATGAGCAGATAATTCACGCACATGCAAATACTGTCTTTAATGCTAATGACGTTGCACAGCGAGGCAAAACAAACGTTTATGAATTATTTGGAAATGTCTTTCTCAAAACGCAAGTGCAGGCCTTCTGAAGATACTCTTTAAATGAAGCATATGCAATCTCTAACCCCACCTTCATTCGTCTAACTCTAATCTATCAATACAAAGATttacaatgacgtcattacgAGTGACGCgttttgtagttttgtaacGCATGAGTGCTTTCTGCTCGGCAATAATCTCCCCAATCATAGGTTGGTCGTTACATTTCAGTAGTTTTTGCTTCAGGCTGCTTTCTTAACAGGTTCAGAGTTTTCAGGTGGAAACCGAGGGAGGATATCAGTAGTCAGTGCGATTCAGACCTGTTTTACCTTGTTGACCTTGTTTCAGTTGTGTTACGGTTAAAAATAGTGGGTTTGAATTACGCAAAGTTGatgaaacaaaacttattACCCTCTGTCAGTTAAACATTCCCAAGATTGCTGCCATAAAAATTTGATATCTCTGCGTTTACGACTCTTGCGTGAATAGGCCTACATGCTACAGCATTGCGATTATCGTATATAACCTCCGGCAACTTTCTCTAAAACATTGcggttttcattaaaaattttctttctaaCCATTTGCTTTGTAATCTGTAGTCTTCAATGAAATTCGTCTCCTATAAAGATAATGGTGCTTTTCTCTCTGGCTTTTTGAGCaattcttttgttttatcatCTGCAATGATTAGGAGATTGTAGGCTTGAAGCTTGAAACAGATATATCGGCATAATTAGAAGACCAGGCATGCAAGGGGATTCTGACAGCAACGATTCTTCTTCAAGACGTCACTCAATAGACCTGGAAACCGAAGCTCGTGTTTGAGGTAGGTCCGTGTATTAATCAAATCGATGCAAAGCTTGTTGGAAAAATACCTTTTGATTAAAGCTAAGTGATATACTGTAGCGGTGTAGCCTATATAGCCTGCGAGGGTTTGCTTACAAACACGTGGCAACTGGTTGTGTGCCGTAACCTTTCGGTTCAGAGTAATATTTGGCGAATTCCTAGAAGTAATACATCGAAGTAATAATCTACAGTAAACGTTAAATTCAATGGTAGCAAGTAGCCTGCAATACGctcataaaaaaattgtggttcCAACTTTTGGTAACTTAGCCCTTCTGTTTCTAGTTTGAGCATGTTTTTGAAGTAAAAGTGTTTTGCAGAGTTTGTTGACTTTCCAAGATAGACCGTGAGTTTTGCGTTTTATCCTCGTTTGCAGGAAAAAAGAGAACAACTTGGTCAGTTTCATTTAAGCAGATGATAAAATTGTCACTAACTTCGAAATTTGAACCAAATCGTTTAATTTTACGAAGTGACTGTTTCGCCGCATGTAGGCCACGCaatttgttgttaaagatagctggttaggttaaaaaaattactttggtTATAGCCACGACAGAAAGCTATACCAGCGATTCTTAACATTTTTCATTCGTTTTCCGATCAAAGCCTATCACCACACCCAAATGCTCCTCCTTTCTTTTTACCGCCTATTacgtttcttttttaaattttttggttagAACTCAACTCAAACCCCACTTCTATTTACGTCGTTGAACGTAACCGATTGAACACTTCaatttaatgattttgttgaaatcaCGCGCATAGCAAACTTATAatacaatgaaacaaaaatgtggGCTTAAAAGAATCAACGTGGTTTTCTTAATGCCGGCGCAGCTGAGATGGTCGTCTCAATAATAAAGGACGATGGTGATGCCGGCAATAACGCAGACAAGTGACGTAGTAAGTATTTGAAGAAAGTTACCGCACTTAACGGTGATCGACACAAACGACGCAGTCGAAGGTGCATCAGCAcagaatttgaatttttacaaaaaattatgatcAAATATTCATTGTACACTTTTTTTAACTGTGACGCCTTCGATTTCTTCAAGGCGAAGGTCAAATTAAAACCTGCTTTTTCTGTTATtactattttataaaatttacgttggattaacaagaaactgtgaaaatagCTTAGAACGCACTATTTTTTCAGGTGAAATAGCGGCAGACTAATTATTTCCCAGCTGGACTATGTAACTTACAAACGAGAACAGCTTCTTGACAAAACTGAATCTGTACTACCGAGGCTTCTTCGCTTTCGAGAAGAAGCATCtacattttcttgtaaaacttGTAGACCAATTGTCTTGTTGTTAGGTGGATGAACCAGTCAAAGACGTTCATTATATCACTCATTTTTCGTTTATGCTGCCTAAATCGGAGTGACTAAACATATCGGAAGTTGTTTCGGCGCAAGTCAGCCGGCTATACAGAATTCGAGCCGTTAGAGCAGTTTTGCCATTTGCTGTTTGCTAATGCCTCAATGCGCCATATTGTCGTGATTAATTATCTTGGTCCTGCTCGGGAAACAAGGTCGCCGTGTTAATGCGAAATTACTAGGACAATCATAAAGGGTGTAGTGGAGTGTAGTCTGAGCCTATGAAGGTCCCAGGTGGAAACAGTTGAAAAGTGATCAAAGTATAAATCTTTATGACGAGCAAATAGTTACAGGATATAATCAGACCTAATCCATCTAAACAAAACGCAAAATTGTAGATATCATAATTTTCTGAAACTCACATATAAATCGTTTCGATTGCAATAATGCCAAGGAAAACCAGGGCTACTCTTGAAATTTTAGATTAACTCAGTGCGCGCCGCCAGTGTGTCCAACGTTTTACAAAAAGTGAGCAATAAAAGAACCAGTGATCGCACAAAAGCTTAACAATCGCTTTGGCTAATCTTCTCTACGAATCTTTAGCTATATATAAGATGCATTCTTTTTCTAGATGTCCGTCGTATACGACAGGTTTTAAACCATCACTTACCAACGTAATAACCTTCTTTGTAATCACGTTTAAATGTTTTGCGTGCTCGAATGATTATATGCTTCAGATTAGGAGCCTGCGGGAATAACGTCGACGTGTACGTAATAGACTACTGATAGGCTTGCTGTGGTTCACAAGCATAGTAAAAGAGTTTATTTAAAGGTGATGAAGTCCCAATGTCCTGGATCAAAATACCTAAGAAAACTTATTGCCGCAATTATCGCCCTGTTTTTCTTCGCGTCTCTTTCAACTGTTTCGTATTCTCGATATGAAAGATATTTCCCGGCTAACGCATGGACAACTGCTATAAATAGACTGCATACGAAAACAGGTAAATAGATGttctattatttattttttatttcaatttttcatgcACTGTTAATCATAGCCTACTATGTTTATAACCAGTTAATAATGTCAGACTGTCAGTGAACGAGTTTAAACCCACAATAGATGAAAACGAGAGAAGCTGCTGTGTCGAACTCATCAAAGCGAACGTCTCCTCAACATCACGCATTGCTCCTCCAACGTTAGCTACGGAGACGAGCCATGAGAAGACCAGGCCAGTGATCAGTTCCGGTCCTCATGCTCCGGACGATGGAGAAGTGCAAATTGGAAAGAAGTTTTTGCAGTCGTTGTTTACATTGCCTGCTATTACGTTTACGGGAAAAGGCCGAAACAGGTCTCTGATGAAGTTGACGGAAGAAGGAACCGACATGGTTGGTGAGTACGCCGGAGCATGTTTCACGGTTTTACTGACCGCATcgtatttgattttttgctcGACTTTATCTAACTTATATAGCTATTTTCTGATTGATAGTAATTGTAACCTGTTGATAGTAATTGTGCATGTGGCGTCAAATGAACTTATCACGGTGTGTTATTGTTCTGCAACCGGGACTTTTCTCGACCATGTTGACCACTAACAGCAACCAAGAATCATTAACAAGGGTCTTTGTCTCATCAGCCAATCACCGACCTGATCGTCCTGAGCTTTGGAAGGAAGGTCCTCAACAGCTGGTGAGGAGAAAAGAACTCCGGGAGCGATGTTCCGCGGAAGAGCTTAATCCCCTCCTCGATCTGTCACGCATGGTTTACGATGACAAACACAAAGTAGTCATGTGCGTAGTGCCCAAGGTAATATCCATAGACATCTCATATATTAAGTCCAATTTTGGGTTTGGGTCAAAAGTTTGGGTTTCAAGAGTTGGTTAGTTTATTGCGGCCAGATTTAATTTTATACATTTGCTTTGAGGTcatattgcaattattttatgCGACGATCGCAGTGATAATACCAAAACCCTGCGTAAACTTGAAATACCGCAATTAAACACGAATAGTGTCTCTGTATGTGCTCGTTATATACAACACCTGTAATAAGCTCATCTGGCAAAATTATGACAACTTGTCCATTTCAGGCGGCTTGCACGACCATGAAGCGAGTGTTGTGGTTTTTACAGGGAAACGTCGACAAAGCGAATATCGATCAAATTAACGCCAACCTATTAGTTCTGGGGTcgggaaaaataaaaactcttAACCTGTAAGATTTATTGaatgttaaaaacgttttttacaaccctttgcttttaataaagtttaaaCTTCACAAAAACTATCGAAACACTGAGCAAAAATCTACTTTATGAGAGAGATGTGAAATAATTTATACTTCAAATACGTCATTATGTAGTTGACTCAAACACCACAAACACGCGCTTATCTTTGAAACTGGGAGCTTGTTTCAGATTACCGAAGACAGAAGCATTGAAAAGATTGCTCAACTACACCACGTTCGTTGTCATGCGCGATCCTACAGCTCGCATTGTCTCCGCACACAGCAGTAAATTCACCAACAGATACGCGTCACCATCGTATAAACTATCCTATGGTCGTCAGATTGCCATGCGGCAGGCgatgttattttcaaaaggGGTCAACCTGAATTACAGGTTTATTGTGACGTGCATAACTGTACAAGCTTACTTCAGTTCCTATTTTTCTCCGTTTCGGGATCGAATTTTTCTCTTCATCAAATAAATAACGTTTACGTTTCCACAACAGAAACATCGTTGCCACGTCCAACTTAAAAATGGATCCCGATTTCCAACGATTGTCAACCGACGAACAACAAGAAGTGATTGATTATGCCAAAATAATGCGATTCGGGAATATCTCGTTTCACCAGTTTGGAAGGTTGGAATCAATCAAAGTTTAGTCTCATCCAATTTATTGGTCGTGATTTTTTGTTCTCTCAAAGGTTCGTGTCACAAAAGAATCCCAACCGTACAAAATCGTTTGACGTTCACTGGCGCCCTCAAGTTGACTTATGCAACCCGTGTTTATTCAACTACGATTACGTCATCAAATTTGAGAACCTGGCTACGGAGGCAAATGCTCTGTTGAGATATTTGCAGAGGAACGACCCGGaagagaaaaaatattttctcaacGAGACACAAAAACCGCTAATCGACGATGAAAAGACGCGAAAAGCTTTCGACGGCATCGGCAACGAGGTTCTAGATGGTCTGGAAAGAATTTATGCTCACGATTTTAGGGTTTTGGGATATAACACTTCTTTCAATTccttcaaaaatacaaaacaatgaaGTCATTGACTTCATCCGTTGAcgtgtgaatttttttatgaCTGAGCTCTGACTGAGAGCTCTGACTCTTGAAGGGTTTGTTGCAGAAAACATAAAGTATGTATTACGTCACATCCTGATCACATGTGAAGGAATTTATGAACAACGATTTTAAACCATTCAAGTAGCACTGACCGCCGGAAACAACTGACGTCATTGGATGAGGTTCTTGGTCGGTCACGCTCTGGCCATGTATAGTTTTTTTACgtgaatcatgtttttatcATTATATGCAAGATGTGTTATAAGGTGCTTtcataaagtttgttttatggCCACATTTCTAGTTATATTTGGGATgaaataagttaaaataaGCACAAAGGCTAAATGTGAAAGGAACTAAACCAGAGCCTGTTTGCTCGGTAAACAGAAACATATTTCGCCTACACAGCTATAAGCATCATCAGTCtgtcaaaataaatcaaataacATTAAAACACGATCAATGTTTTGCTGCTTCAATTACTTCAACTGCATTGTTTTTCACTTCTACGTCACGGTTCTTGTGTCTCGTTCACCACCCTTGTTCGAGCGGGACTTGGCCGTTTAGTATTATTTAACCAACaaagtttcttaattttttttcattttcgttTATAATCTGTTTTACttcgttttatttattttgacagACTGGTGATACCTACAGTTGTATTATACTGTTGTGTTATAGCTGTATAGGCGAAATATCTTGTTGTTTTAGATCGAGCAAACCGACCCTGGTTTAGTTTCGTTTTTACATTTAGCCTATATGGTGTAGTTTGCCAACCCAGTGGTCGCCTCTTATCGACCGCTGTTGATACTGATCGAGGGTTTCTGTAAAGtttattcaattaatttaTGAACATTGTTTGAATAAGACTTAATATAAACCTGTATAATACAAGCTTGGTTCTACATATGTCTGGTCTCGGCGAGCCGTTGATAAAATATCCGGTTTAGCAAAGTATTTTGTGTGCTGGTGAGAGATTTTATAGATGTCTACTCGCTCGAAGGTGTCTGGCAACTTCAGATTTGTCATCAGAGATTTTTCCGGGCATGTGTTCGTCCACTCTCATGCAGGTTCCACGGGTTTGTCTTAACCATTGCACGTCAAACCACCAATTGAGCCGACACCACAACTGTCCGATTGAGTGGATCTTCAAAATCTTTGTACCGAAATAGATTACCGATGTCGGTTGTTTTACGCGTGAACATAGGTGGTTGTTTCAGATACAAATATTCCATAGTGAGGCATCAACCAAAGACTAAACATCATCAATTGACAAATTAAAGAAAAGGAATATTCTATGAAGAAAAGCGGGTTCCAGGTTTATAGACTCCTCAGGAGGCTGGTGGAGGACGATCGAGGCTGATCATGTTTACTCCCCACAAGACCTTGAATTTAGCTTTGTGTGTACATTTTCCTCGTCAAGACAATCTACTTGGCAACttcaagaaaataattttactcTAAGAGAAGTGAGCTTGATCTTCACTACTTTGAGTGTTTACGTGTAGGACTATGTACTCGGCGCCGAAGATGGTTAATCGACATTTGTCCAAACAATGTAGAAAGTAAACCTTACGTAGGCATCGCTCACGTGATAAACAAGTTCAAAAAAGCATTGGACGGTTCCGTTTCTAAAAGAGAggttattttaatatttattatgaaATGTTCTTAATGTTTCGCAGCATTCTTTATATTGAGGGGTTCTTGGTGGTTTACGTTGTTGTTTAATAAACTAATTCTAATAACTGACTCTGACTTCTTCATCAGAAAGAAGGTATTTTATTCCATGCAGCGCTATTTAATTGCCTCAAATCGTAAACTCGCAATTCACACCTTAAACTTGTATTGCTGGAGTGGTCACAACCGCCAGTGACGGGATCATGAGCGGAAAGGTTCAGAAAGTCAGAAAAACAGCATGGTCAGTCAGTGACCGCAAGGCCACTCGACATTCTGTTACAGCTACTGGCCAATAAAAACGcagaaaataataataatacaaattGTACTGgcattttgacatttttgtgtAAAGTGTGAGCGTCTAGCGCCCACTAACGCCACAATATAAACATATGTTGAGCCTATAACTTGTGTTGTCCAGGTTAATGTTAGGTCTTATTTAaacattgtttaaatttaccCGCCtatttaaaattgttgttCATAAATTCCTTCACATGTGATCAGGATGTGACGTAATACATGCTTTATGTTTTCTGCAACAAACCCTTCAAGAACCGGTCAGTCATGAAACAAAGTCACACGTCAACGCATGAAGTCAATGACttcattgttttgtatttttgaaggAATTGAAAGAAGTGTTATATCCCAAAACCTAGATGTAGATTATTAGATTATTAGATTACCTAGATTATTATCTAGATGGTTTGGAAAGAATTTACGCGATTTTAAGGTTTTGGGGAAAAACACTTCCATTACTTTCTTCAAACATACCGGTAAGTTAGGCCACAGACTTTCAGGCGTGGACTTGTGGCTTTGTTTTATGACTGACCGGTTCCTGAACTGTTTGTTGCAGTAATCGCTGGACGTGATGGACCCTGTTATACGTCATGTTCTACAAGGGCCGCGCATTGTTCAAAAATTATGGTCAGAGTTTGTTTAACAAATCGGTTAACGCTGACCATCGCAAACAGATTAACGTTATtgtttatgaattctaattgtTTGGCGTGGTCATTGCTGCCGAATCGCGATTGTTAAACAGGATTCGATAGATTCTTATAATGGACTCCGGTTAAACAGTGTCTGTGGTCATACCAAGAACAATATACGCACGCTGTGATGCGATGCGTGTGTTTAGAATATTGTGACAAAAAGGTTTCGTTGAATGAACGCATAAAACTTGCAGAGTTCATGATTACAATCAAGTCCAAGAATAATCGCTTTAAAACTCAGGTTCTAGCCGTATAGTTTTCGTTGCTTGATTCATGTTGTCATTATTTTATGCAGAATGTGTTAAAAGAAGCTTTCATAATGTTTGtcttaaagttttatttacaattttatttgcagtaaaatatgTTCTGATTTTGTTCATGGTTGCTGGCGAAATACAACCAGCACATTACATAGATCGCTTTGTCGCGAAACATTACTTGCATTTGAAGATGCCGCCGCCGATATGCTTAGCAGCAAGCAATGTCGCAAACTTCCCAGAATAACGTTTATTAAAACATCCTGACGAAATCGTCCAATCAGCTTCTTCGACCTGCTCATCACGTGATGCTTACGTAAGGCGGTCGTTGGTACTAATGTTACGTGTTTTGTGCTCGTTTGACGTGCCTTTGTGTTTCTGCCTTCGGCCGGAGGCGCTGATGGTTGTAATTGCGCCTTGCTAGTTGGGGAACGTGTCACTCTACCGATGCCTGAACTGTGTGCAGACGTGCCATGTTTTTTACCATTCTTATCAAATACAGTTCTATAGTTTAACTGCAGGTCTCTTCGAACCAGCATAGAAAAAGGCCGGTAACATTTGGCGAACACGGCAGGACCTGCAGTTCAAAACTTGTATAAAGAAGGTGATCTGGACCGAGTTTTATCCgcgatgaattttttttgccCGCTTCCGAAGTTTGAGCTTGGAGAAAGTTTTAGCTCGTTTTTATCAACGTTTGAAAGTTTCTGTGACAGTGTGGACGCAACAGCAGCTGCtcgaaaacatgcttttatgGTGAGTTTACCGGAAGAAGTTAAGCTGGAAATGATATGCAACGGTGCACAATTAGGCACCATGAACTATGAAGAACTAAAGTCCAAAGCTGAGGAAGTTGCTTGTTGCTCACTTCGATGTAACAAGGCTAAACAGCAGCTTATACAAAGAACCCAAGCATTAGGTGAAACGAATCGAAGTTACGTCAACGCCCTTGTCAATTTGGGAGCAATTGCATACCCGAAACCGGAAGATGAAATTACGAAGAATGACGTCTTGTATAACACTTTAATAGCTGGACTGCGTAACAAAAATGAAGCAGAAAGGCTGGTCACGTGCAACGTAGAGGTACAGTGTCCAAAGTTTTTAGATGCTGTCAAAAAGCTATTAATGATGGAACCAGCGCATGTGCAACAACACGTTTCCAAAATACAGCCAATGGAGCAGGTCCCATCAGCTTGCgaggaaatgaaacaaatgatcCAGGATCTGCGGCAGGAAGTTGACACCTTGCGTGAATCACTATCGGAGATATTGCGGAGGTCTCGTCTTATCCACAATCATCCCTTTCGCCCCCGGGAATCACGCACGTGTTTTGCATGCGGAGAAAGAGGACACATCAGTCGATATTGTCTTCAGCGCAACCGCCAGGGAAACGTCAACGGGGCGGGCACAGGTGTCCGCCCCTGAATCCATCACCACAGCCAAAACGAGAATTTGTCACTTACAAGATACAGACCGTCTCTGCAGAACAATATAGGTACGTTAACGTTGTCATTAGTGGTAAGCCTTTGTTTGCGCTTGTTGACACTGGTGCATCAATTACCGTCATATCACATTTGGCTTTTCAACAATGTTCCGCTCAAGATTTAAAAGCCTGCCCTTCAAATGTTCGATTTCTTGGCGCAAGCGGAACCGTTATCGCGATGGCAGGAAAAGCAAAGCTAAACTTTACCGTTGCCGGAATAGAGGCCACTCGCGACGTTTTTGTTGCGGAGAACTTGTCGGAGTCTTGCATTCTGGGTTTGGATTTTCTTCAAGACCATGGCTGCATCGTTGACTATGATGTGATGACACTCAAGGCTGGTGGGGGAACATTACCGCTATTGAGAGAACCAGGTATTTTGCACAGTTCCTCGATTGCATTAATTGAGTCACTGCTTATCCCCGCATTTACTGAGGTTGTGCTGCCCTGTAATGTTAAACGCCCGACTAAGTCCAAGTCTAACGACGTTTTTATACAGAGATCTGAAAGCCTACTAGACAAATACGAAATCTTAGGCGCAAACTACGTAACAAAAACTAAGGAAAATTTGGTGCCAGTTAGACTTgccaattttacaaataaaagcaAGTGCATTCCGGCTGGGACAACTGTTGCAGATTTAATACCAATTGTTGGCGAAAATGTTTCGTACATTAATGCCTACTCATTATGTTGTATATCGGAAGAGGTTGACAAGCCAGCGACCGATGATGACGTGTCGTCTCTTATTGAACAACTGCATCTAAATGATCTTAATTTGTCAGATGTTGAGCGGGAAGCTGTAATCGAAGTAATTCGAAGACGGAAAGCTGCGTTTTCACTCTCTAAACGTGATCTTGGCAAAACCAATATTCTTACTCACAGTATCGACACGGGAGACGCTGCACCCATACGCCAACACCCGAGAAGAATGTCAgaagaaaacaaacgaaagGTAGATGAGTTGCTAAAGGGTATGTTAAATGATAACGTTATTAGTCACTCACAGTCGCCTTGGTCTAGCCTAGTTGTGTTGGTAAAAAAGAAGCACGGCAATACAAGGT includes the following:
- the LOC143448140 gene encoding carbohydrate sulfotransferase 11-like, whose protein sequence is MKSQCPGSKYLRKLIAAIIALFFFASLSTVSYSRYERYFPANAWTTAINRLHTKTDENERSCCVELIKANVSSTSRIAPPTLATETSHEKTRPVISSGPHAPDDGEVQIGKKFLQSLFTLPAITFTGKGRNRSLMKLTEEGTDMVANHRPDRPELWKEGPQQLVRRKELRERCSAEELNPLLDLSRMVYDDKHKVVMCVVPKAACTTMKRVLWFLQGNVDKANIDQINANLLVLGSGKIKTLNLLPKTEALKRLLNYTTFVVMRDPTARIVSAHSSKFTNRYASPSYKLSYGRQIAMRQAMLFSKGVNLNYRNIVATSNLKMDPDFQRLSTDEQQEVIDYAKIMRFGNISFHQFGRFVSQKNPNRTKSFDVHWRPQVDLCNPCLFNYDYVIKFENLATEANALLRYLQRNDPEEKKYFLNETQKPLIDDEKTRKAFDGIGNEVLDGLERIYAHDFRVLGYNTSFNSFKNTKQ